A genome region from Plasmodium vivax chromosome 11, whole genome shotgun sequence includes the following:
- a CDS encoding hypothetical protein, conserved (encoded by transcript PVX_114985A): protein MNGDNEHNSDLKEHKENTEECSLNDETIIPICIKNILQCTLGGAADNEHFLKRKNEELNSFIERNIPGGASPEEGGDWNRSDDGLEFMNVSGNNGSGNNASGNVAGNNYREGLLNSPGEQPNLEMCADGLGKAPDEADNRGSNEKRRYKRKRRYIDVDKMNFDFEKEDFASSSNDELVRCNYVHAEEYAGGYASGYVNGYTNVYTNEYTNELPCQKDINMNSEVIRGLLEPPPIPFNDTFQKYNKEISDVYVKRKKKSSDTLNIFLESQLMCIDEGAFEKENNFINSHFDNFIMRKLNVVKPTSEQDTTNQNKDLQELLKYLMSWYFSGFYSGRMSMLKELHGE, encoded by the coding sequence ATGAACGGGGATAATGAACATAACAGCGATCTGAAAGAACACAAGGAAAACACTGAAGAGTGCTCTTTAAATGATGAAACCATCATACccatttgtataaaaaatattttgcagtGTACACTTGGGGGGGCGGCCGATAATGAACATTTCTTAAAGCGGAAAAATGAGGAATTAAACAGTTTCATAGAAAGGAATATTCCGGGGGGGGCTTCCCCGGAGGAGGGGGGCGACTGGAATAGATCTGACGATGGCTTGGAATTCATGAACGTTAGCGGCAATAATGGAAGCGGCAATAACGCAAGTGGCAACGTCGCCGGGAATAACTACCGTGAAGGCCTCTTAAACAGCCCGGGTGAACAGCCAAATTTGGAGATGTGTGCAGACGGGCTGGGCAAAGCTCCCGACGAGGCTGACAACAGGGGGAGCAATGAGAAGAGGAggtataaaagaaaaaggcgctATATTGACGTCGACAAAATGAACTTTGATTTCGAAAAGGAGGATTTTGCAAGCAGTTCCAATGACGAGTTGGTAAGATGCAATTATGTCCATGCGGAGGAATACGCCGGAGGGTACGCCAGCGGGTATGTAAACGGTTACACCAACGTCTACACCAATGAATACACAAATGAGCTGCCATGCCAAAAGGACATTAACATGAACAGTGAAGTAATCAGGGGCCTCCTGGAGCCGCCGCCAATCCCGTTTAATGATACCTTCCAGAAATACAATAAAGAAATAAGTGATGTGTACGtgaaacgtaaaaaaaaaagcagtgaTACGCTTAACATCTTCCTAGAGTCGCAACTCATGTGCATAGATGAAGGTgcatttgaaaaagaaaataactttataaatagccattttgataattttattatgagaaaattaaatgttGTAAAGCCCACCAGTGAGCAGGACACGACCAACCAAAATAAAGATTTGCAGGAGCTGCTCAAATATCTTATGTCTTGGTACTTCTCTGGGTTTTATTCCGGGAGAATGAGCATGTTGAAAGAGTTACATGGTGAGTaa
- a CDS encoding guanylyl cyclase, putative (encoded by transcript PVX_114990A; A homologous protein was characterized in P. falciparum, PMID: 10747978), whose product MKSTNRMKTEALTLMHLDGKRKYIGTGNNIYRKVVINPTSEDDLQKFCRNYFRIYNFSLYNFIRRLISLDAVVVYSLFLTVYVFSEISQGITKKYIFIDTAISLFLNIAILVVTETLYELKQLKDIKDANSQCYLRIVPKMSHFEKVTTKDIKVGDIIRVFQGDEFPADVVILYVKNNLNAMVDSFKIDGLFRKSIKYPVDKYKIDRDYLKMLSEINGFIRCELPNKNIFCFQGNFKLDKHPRSLMLSYENFALQSSILKGAEYIDAVVVYTGADTKKNLNIPQKKEESRTFCIKMNNVVYYLIFMYFFFVLLSIIIKLTFYRTHGSHQRTKDTFLTVLEDFIGLYILVLPIMIYSEKSLIYIIQSLKIENDLRMKEGPHGEKPKVFNKNKNDALGAVDLLATARNGILVKKKELFVSCAVNNVVYAKSDFVYSRGESRLPTLNILDGERCAWGRGKGKEKTSKRVREKRQAKERNVGELLNLDERIFKDPENVLFPSRDLGLFLRIFQNRIASIYNPFSDDLSMVLRERYRSYLKEEISNKTVKLTPFVKSKLNGGYNQFYENFKNSYTCKEVLEDAQGGTGQAEKIEEFVLGICGCNRVIIYNEKCLDMGMKEHKSESYNDAYVKYERENKHEIVNENVNENENENEKSDKHAQREDEENFHTIEYEDICLYNIVKNIGYHVYCYKGRLFFYNLKNECQEYHLICFHDFLKSNKFSMCILKHAKELDKGVLYVRGYDFNILPYLSLAKNDIRKIKRIIKVYTMNYLKVILICKKEIKNEDIGKYLLLKGIRNRNNSRLSFRLYDLMKIFLLNDLEVVGMIGLKNDLREGVEEAFLDLAKFDIRSWIFTNEYSKDTYLTALECNLIPPNSSLFVINLFSPHGGVSSVGSVGSVGSVNSESSVHRANRVNSVEEEEPADSMHSRANALFNNFALSLDKLNCTSYAIVINDASIKNIMSNAHAMKMFLCIAMRATVVLFCKMDNETKGRIIKKVLSLTTPRLTILGVGSTLNDAYLLKNTTISVCLSLNEQVNVLYSISDYVLQEFRYIVDLLILGRLNKFSLSRSFLWIIYLKITIVSLYFFHNFDNFFSGSSTSSILYTQTTFAVFHYLLIIAFSAYEIDLPYKFIRSVPYIYQLARRKYFLNNTIIMLTILEAMLISLISYYILRVHVFPLITHRAFTFHIFILNFFITWEKILLLSKTWHLYFFILAVLIICFLFVYVNVYTLIDCLKIGKCELSLFHTEDAYFWLSLLPILYINFFVDKAARFISSRIYPDVTDYFREKILKRERKGSSEKRTTEGSLSGNPKERAQGPLNLEGNDKLKKFIPTPKQYSIRDDNKSYSRTKKTKLIYETFRRVIGINIKYRNQQLNLEYKTYEKRTKLKLRTIGIILFFIFFLIFFVQAVVSKYTKEGKISLNVLTYFLILYYFLVTVWMVCIRLRNRSNSSLFFLIGRLVLILGFIFELYDNVSNDMINMLIGYSFTVSYIFFLSFKILEGIIICTLVLVLTSWVYYEKNKTFGSMCAKFCENPYLSLHHLEEVNISCLCKQQIVTFLICILSFTFICLSMKYYEIYYLKKKFLFRYKQKVNLTKQIEILHTMLPSFLVEYLLISDPKADGIMVGKNISGEDRGIISVIFCDIDDFQSMVSTLQPHALVETLDNLYLYFDKCIKYFNCIKIETVFESYLAASGLSEKKNDCVYKIRYDTRCAIKLAIAQLSAKYYISYKVPAGGSDHGGSSSCTLPSRGADDGQHGGYNHHDGYAHHSRYAQHGRFNHHDRYTHKNISLRIGIHTGKAISGVIGSVKPQYSLFGDTVNTASRMKSTALTDHIHVSYDTYKYLEDDTSLVWKERKVFIKGKGEMRTYLLVDILDEARKVEEPSDVGFSSSTLFGRADEALMEKRGVEAAHMEKRLVEEVHMEKRLVDAAHIDNRLVEAAQEGATGKTPPKKKPHPSKKPHPREKPQKEGRPREPPHQINAQSTLIEEMMEVYERGSDSRRKDSWCYYSKADNASDSMESNNFPTHSRAFNDRKSKYLSFDKLKLADSVRRKNLHELESPVYLSDEIVGGTNESDEFFTSPYVEDEHQVGGIKNVRRSKACVKKGSSDFMNQFDTPDGVIKNYIKERRNYQRKFYAPHFYLGDVLKRSNVFKKGERKRRGKREQQAGRRTDTHEEGVSYNFANGSFSSNWEYSTESEFFLYGEKLRQSKGHINFDDLFTKIYRKKRNILQGDIQHIPRQGFLLPKSRAIKGGKKKKKNRPKGELPNGDVQNGGSKSGARKQFFRHWEHQAERKGEDVATQNCNDPFCEDVRNGFLHSRGSSRGGEEMKDLRRGHTDNQLLPRRTRSCFLTKLDDPFGGAKTWKGLKNVKRGNLEGAATMSGGEREKDKAGCQNKHRTRASSSRGDAAQNRQVHKRHRFLREGVLLGAAMQSNTPPLGREERAKRKKKKKKSSKNGTQVKKQHGDEGNHPIRLASNDLLKKKEVNFDRGEQTGCAESSAVGIGYGEGDNALRGAPPGGPNPTAENATVEKSKLQKKKMVQKKISFYSLKDERSVSSGCFGGESSCALKSNETNSGPNSGPHSGAKKEYFFTYSPAVKKKRGVLTKVNQAFRRYFKSMDGSERGSPPRHMRPEELTSGETALPRKGAQRSEELIKTSTTVSNKNVNFAHKFDNYNKNKLLKKLTSTLQVGEKKGSNFNRFYYKFNDEEVEEEYTRGYYREIINIDLTKKLIIIFIISEMILSLCNVIELSYYEQKLKANDFIVIIWLIRCIYLFIITFIWLLLKVKLKEYKKNSSKMMWTIFILNIFLSSWCIIIMDLSCIHYSNLVGNSSDRSLFFMKDATELIICMQLIFIKNMLFKHKFFFFVFFFVFLIYSFSKLFKIHLCEIRICSSILLILFINILYFWYTEYLDRTQFLVKRRRNRMEKTSHDFLTRILPRQVLEEYQNDNLQLTYSHEKIAFLFADIVGFTRWSKTVPPKDVLKLLQKLISKIDKDTIKLGLYKLFTIGDAYVATSQPNSSITDEREAVDGILNIFKLAKLILHNINTIKIQFNKHDFNMRIGLHYGSCVGGIIGSVRIRYDMWGLDVLTANKIESNGIPGEIICSEQFKSFFLDHEPQA is encoded by the exons atgaagagcacGAACAGGATGAAGACGGAGGCTTTGACGCTAATG CATTTAGacggaaaaagaaaatacataGGTACAGGCAACAACATTTACAGAAAAGTTGTTATCAACCCAACCTCAGAAGACGACTTGCAAAAGTTTTGTAGAAATTATTttagaatatataatttctCT CTGTACAACTTCATCCGGAGACTGATATCGCTAGACGCGGTCGTCGTGTACTCGCTCTTCCTAACCGTCTACGTATTTTCCGAAATTAGCCAAGGGATAAccaaaaagtatatttttatagacACGGCCATTTCCCTATTTCTGAACATTGCCATTTTGGTAGTCACGGAAACGCTGTACGAGCTGAAGCAGCTGAAGGATATAAAGGATGCGAATTCGCAGTGCTACCTGAGGATAGTGCCGAAGATGTCTCACTTTGAAAAG GTGACAACAAAGGATATAAAAGTGGGGGACATTATTCGGGTGTTCCAAGGAGACGAATTTCCAGCAGATGTAGTCATCCTTTACGTTAAGAACAATTTAAATGCTATGGTCGattcatttaaaattgaTGGTTTGTTTAGGAAGAGCATTAAGTACCCAGTGGATAAGTACAAAA TCGACAGGGACTACCTAAAAATGCTCTCCGAAATTAACGGGTTCATTAGATGCGAACTGCCCAACAAGAACATATTCTGTTTTCAGGGGAACTTCAAGTTGGACAAGCACCCCAGGTCGTTGATGCTAAGCTATGAGAACTTCGCCCTGCAGT CATCCATCCTGAAGGGGGCGGAATACATAGACGCAGTGGTCGTATACACCGGAGCTGACACAAAAAAGAACCTAAAcattccccaaaaaaaagaagagagcAGAACGTTCTGCATAAAGATGAACAATGTAGTGTACTACTTAATCTTcatgtatttcttttttgtccTCCTGAGCATTATAATAAAGCTGACGTTTTATCGCACGCATGGGTCTCACCAGAGGACAAAGGACACCTTCTTAACCGTTCTGGAGGACTTCATTGGCCTGTACATTTTGGTGCTGCCGATTATGATTTACTCGGAGAAGAGCCTTATATACATCATCCAGAGTTTGAAAATAG AAAACGACCTGCGAATGAAGGAGGGCCCGCACGGGGAGAAGCCCaaagtttttaataaaaacaagAATGATGCACTAGGGGCCGTGGATCTGCTGGCAACAGCTCGAAATGGCATCcttgtgaagaaaaaggagctcTTCGTGTCTTGCGCCGTGAACAACGTTGTGTATGCCAAAAGCGACTTTGTCTATTCGCGCGGGGAGTCTCGCTTGCCCACGCTGAACATCCTGGACGGCGAAAGGTGCgcgtgggggagggggaaaggaaaagaaaagacaaGCAAAAGAGTGAGAGAAAAGAGGCAAGCAAAAGA AAGGAACGTGGGCGAGCTTTTAAACCTGGACGAACGGATTTTCAAAGACCCCGAAAATGTGCTCTTCCCCTCCAGGGACTTGGGGCTTTTCCTGAGAATATTCCAGAACCGCATCGCTTCGATTTACAACCCGTTCTCGGATGACTTATCGATGGTCTTACGGGAGAGATATAGGAGTTACTTGAAGGAGGAAATTTCGAACAAGACGGTGAAGCTCACGCCGTTCGTAAAGTCTAAGCTGAACGGGGGATACAACC AATTTTACGAGAACTTCAAAAACAGCTACACCTGCAAAGAGGTCCTGGAAGACGCGCAGGGAGGAACGGGCcaggcagaaaaaatagaggAGTTCGTTTTGGGAATATGCGGATGCAACAGGGTCATTATCTACAACGAAAAGTGTCTAGACATGGGGATGAAGGAGCATAAAAGTGAAAGTTACAATGACGCATATGTCAAGtacgaaagggaaaacaagCACGAAATtgtaaatgaaaatgtaaatgaaaatgaaaatgaaaatgaaaaaagcgATAAGCATGCGCAAagagaagatgaagaaaactTCCACACAATTGAGTATGAAGATATATGCCTGTACAACATTGTAAAGAATATAGGCTATCATGTGTACTGCTACAAGGgtaggttatttttttataatttgaaaaatgaatgtCAAGAGTACCATTTGATCTGTTTTCACGATTTTTTGAAGAGTAATAAGTTTTCCATGTGTATTTTAAAACACGCAAAGGAGCTAGACAAAGGTGTCCTCTACGTCCGTGGCTACGACTTTAATATTCTTCCCTACTTATCGCTAGCCAAGAATgacataagaaaaataaaaaggatcaTAAAAGTGTACACTATGAATTACCTGAAGGTTATTCTCatctgcaaaaaggaaattaaaaatgaggacATTGGGAAATATCTCCTTTTGAAAGGCATCCGGAATAGGAACAACAGCAGGTTGTCCTTTAGGCTCTACgatttaatgaaaatatttttattaaacgaTTTGGAAGTAGTCGGCATGATTGGGTTGAAGAACGACTTGAGAGAGGGGGTAGAGGAAGCTTTTCTAGACTTGGCCAAATTTGATATTCGCTCGTGGATATTTACCAATGAGTATTCCAAGGACACCTACTTGACAGCGCTGGAGTGCAATTTGATTCCCCCCAATTCGAGTTTATTTGTAATTAACCTTTTCAGTCCGCACGGGGGGGTAAGCAGTGTGGGCAGTGTAGGTAGCGTTGGCAGCGTTAACAGTGAAAGCAGCGTGCACCGCGCGAACCGCGTGAACAgcgtggaggaggaggaacccGCTGACAGCATGCACAGCAGGGCCAATGCCCTCTTCAACAACTTTGCCCTCTCCCTGGATAAGCTCAACTGCACGTCTTACGCCATCGTAATAAACGACGcgagcataaaaaatataatgagcAACGCGCACGCCATG AAAATGTTCCTCTGCATAGCCATGCGAGCTACAgtcgttttattttgcaaGATGGACAATGAGACCAAGGggagaattataaaaaaagtgctcTCCCTAACGACCCCCAGGCTGACCATCCTAGGGGTAGGGTCCACCCTAAACGACGCCTATCTACTGAAGAATACCACAATCAGTGTGTGCCTAAGTTTGAACGAGCAGGTTAATGTGCTGTACAGCATATCAGATTACGTGCTGCAGGAGTTTAGGTACATCGTCGATTTGCTTATCCTGGGGCGGCTGAATAAATTTTCCCTGAG CCGGTCCTTCCTCTGGATAATATACCTAAAAATCACGATCGTCTCGCTTTACTTTTTCCACAACTTCGACAACTTCTTCTCGGGGTCGTCTACGTCGTCCATCCTGTACACGCAGACGACCTTCGCCGTTTTTCACTATTTGCTCATTATAGCATTTTCTGCGTACGAGATAGATTTGCCCTACAAGTTCATCCGGAGCGTCCCCTACATCTACCAGTTG GCCAGACGGAAGTACTTCCTAAACAACACGATAATAATGCTAACCATCCTGGAAGCCATGCTGATTTCGCTCATCTCGTACTACATCCTGAGGGTGCACGTGTTCCCCCTGATAACGCATCGAGCATTCACCTTCCACATATTTATCCTTAACTTCTTTATAACCTGGGAGAAGATCTTGCTGCTCTCCAAAACATGGCACTTGTACTTCTTCATCCTGGCCGTTCTTATCATCTGCTTCCTATTTGTGTACGTAAATGTGTACACCCTAATTGACTGCCTCAAAATAGGGAAGTGCGAATTGAGTCTCTTCCACACGGAGGACGCCTACTTTTGGCTGTCtctcctccccattttgtacatAAACTTTTTCGTCGACAAGGCGGCGCGGTTTATCAGCAGCAG AATCTACCCCGACGTAACGGACTACTTCCGGGAGAAGATCCTAAAAAGGGAGCGGAAAGGGTCCTCAGAGAAACGCACAACAGAGGGTAGCCTAAGTGGTAATCCAAAGGAGAGGGCGCAAGGTCCACTCAACCTGGAAGGTAAtgacaaattgaaaaagttcATCCCGACGCCGAAGCAGTACAGCATAAGAGACGACAACAAGTCCTACAGCCGGACGAAGAAGACGAAATTGATCTACGAGACCTTCAGAAGAGTTATAGgcataaatataaagtaCCGAAATCAGCAGCTAAACTTGGAGTATAAGACGTACGAAAAGAGAACAAAGCTAAAATTGAGGACGATAGGAATTATcctgtttttcattttctttttaatattttttgtgcaagCGGTTGTTTCCAAGTACAcgaaggaaggaaaaatttcGCTTAACGTTTTGacgtattttttaattttgtattatttccTGGTGACGGTGTGGATGGTTTGTATAAGGCTACGGAACAGGTCCAATTCGAGTCTCTTCTTTTTGATTGGCAGGTTGGTACTCATATTGGGATTCATCTTTGAGCTGTATGACAATGTAAGCAACGATATGATTAACATGCTGATAGGTTACTCCTTTACCGTttcgtacattttttttctttcctttaaAATATTAGAAGGGATAATAATATGCACCCTCGTGTTGGTATTAACTTCCTGGGTGTACTACGAGAAGAACAAAACGTTTGGTTCTATGTGTGCCAAGTTTTGTGAAAATCCGTATCTCAGTTTACACCACCTGGAGGAGGTTAACATCTCCTGTCTGTGCAAGCAACAGATAGTGACCTTCCTCATTTGCATACTAAGCTTCACCTTCATCTGCCTTTCGATGAAGTACTACGAAATTTACTACCTCAAGAAGAAGTTCCTCTTTAGATATAAGCAGAAGGTTAATTTAACCAAGCAAATTGAAATTCTCCACACCATGTTGCCCAGCTTTTTGGTTGAATACCTACTGATAAGTGACCCCAAGGCGGATGGCATAATGGTTGGAAAGAATATATCTGGAGAGGACAGAGGAATCATTTCGGTAATTTTCTGCGACATTGATGATTTCCAAAGTATGGTTTCGACCCTTCAGCCTCATGCCCTTGTAGAAACGTTGGACAATTTGTACCTATATTTTGACAAatgcataaaatattttaactgCATAAAGATTGAGACTGTTTTTGAATCTTACCTGGCTGCCTCGGGGCTGAGTGAGAAGAAGAATGATTGCGTATACAAAATTAGGTATGACACCCGGTGCGCCATCAAGCTCGCCATCGCTCAGCTGAGCGCTAAGTACTACATTTCTTATAAGGTGCCCGCTGGGGGGAGCGACCACGGGGGGAGTAGCAGTTGTACGCTGCCCAGCCGCGGCGCTGACGATGGACAGCACGGTGGGTACAACCACCACGATGGGTACGCACATCACAGTAGATACGCACAGCACGGTAGGTTTAACCACCACGACAGGTACACGCACAAAAACATTAGCCTGCGCATCGGCATACACACGGGGAAGGCCATCAGCGGCGTCATCGGGTCGGTCAAACCGCAGTACTCGCTCTTCGGAGATACAGTCAACACGGCGTCCAGGATGAAGTCCACCGCCCTCACGGACCACATCCACGTCTCCTACGACACGTATAAATATCTGGAGGACGACACCTCGCTGGTGTGGAAGGAGCGCAAGGTGTTTATCAAGGGCAAGGGGGAAATGAGAACCTACCTGCTGGTCGACATTTTGGACGAGGCCAGGAAAGTCGAGGAGCCCTCGGACGTGGGCTTCTCCAGCTCCACGCTCTTTGGGAGGGCGGACGAGGCTCTCATGGAGAAGCGCGGTGTGGAAGCTGCCCACATGGAGAAGCGCCTCGTGGAAGAGGTCCACATGGAGAAGCGCCTGGTGGACGCTGCCCACATAGATAACCGCCTGGTGGAAGCTGCCCAGGAGGGTGCAACGGGAAAGAcgccccccaaaaaaaaaccacacCCGAGTAAGAAGCCACACCCGAGAGAAAAGCCGCAGAAGGAAGGGCGGCCCAGAGAACCCCCCCACCAAATTAACGCCCAAAGCACCCTAATTGAAGAGATGATGGAGGTGTACGAGCGGGGGAGCGATTCGCGTAGGAAGGACAGCTGGTGTTATTACAGCAAAGCAGACAATGCGAGTGACAGCATGGAGAGTAACAACTTCCCGACCCACTCCAGAGCATTTAACGATAGGAAGTCCAAATATCTCAGTTTTGATAAGTTAAAATTAGCAGACAGTGTGCGAAGGAAGAATCTGCACGAATTGGAATCCCCGGTATATTTAAGCGACGAAATTGTTGGGGGGACAAACGAGTCGgatgaattttttacatCCCCTTATGTAGAAGACGAGCACCAGGTGGGgggtataaaaaatgtgagaagGAGTAAAGCCTGTGTGAAAAAAGGTTCCTCCGATTTTATGAACCAATTTGATACGCCAGATGGGGTTATAAAGAACTACATAAAGGAGAGGAGGAACTACCAAAGGAAATTTTACGCGCCCCATTTTTATCTCGGAGATGTACTTAAACGTTCTAATgtgtttaaaaagggggagaggaagagaagggggaagagggagCAACAAGCGGGTAGACGGACAGACACACACGAAGAGGGAGTGTCCTACAACTTTGCCAATGGAAGCTTCTCATCCAACTGGGAATACTCCACAGAATCGGAGTTCTTCTTGTATGGTGAGAAATTAAGGCAGAGTAAAGGGCACATAAATTTTGATGACCTGTTTACCAAAATATacaggaaaaagaggaacatcCTCCAGGGGGACATTCAGCACATTCCGAGGCAGGGATTCCTCCTCCCAAAGAGTAGAGCtataaaagggggaaaaaaaaaaaaaaaaaatcgcccaaagggggaactcCCAAATGGTGATGTACAAAATGGAGGATCAAAAAGTGGGGCGcgtaaacaattttttcgtCACTGGGAGCATCAAGCGGAAAGGAAGGGGGAAGACGTGGCTACCCAAAATTGCAATGACCCTTTTTGTGAAGACGTGCGGAATGGCTTCCTTCATTCGAGGGgcagcagcagggggggggaggagatgAAGGACCTGCGAAGGGGTCACACTGATAATCAGCTCCTCCCGAGAAGAACCAGAAGTTGTTTTCTCACAAAGCTGGATGACCCCTTTGGTGGGGCAAAAACGTGGAAgggattaaaaaatgtgaaaaggggaaacttGGAAGGAGCGGCCACAATGAGCGGTGGCGAACGGGAGAAAGACAAAGCGGGATGCCAGAACAAGCACAGGACAAGAGCTTCCTCCAGCCGTGGGGACGCTGCGCAAAATAGACAGGTGCATAAGAGGCATAGATTCTTACGGGAGGGAGTGCTGCTCGGGGCCGCCATGCAGAGCAACACACCCCCACTGGGGAGGGAAGaacgcgcaaaaaggaaaaaaaaaaaaaaaaaatcgagcaaaaatggaacacaggtgaagaagcagcaTGGGGATGAGGGGAATCACCCAATTAGGCTCGCTTCAAACGATTTGCTCAAAAAGAAAGAGGTAAATTTTGACAGGGGGGAGCAGACAGGCTGTGCAGAATCTTCCGCAGTTGGGATCGGATATGGGGAAGGAGACAATGCGCTTAGGGGGGCCCCCCCTGGAGGGCCAAACCCAACGGCGGAGAATGCAACAGTTGAAAAATCAAAActgcagaagaaaaaaatggtgcagAAAAAGATAAGCTTCTACAGCTTGAAGGATGAAAGGAGCGTGAGTTCGGGGTGCTTCGGGGGGGAGAGCTCCTGCGCTTTGAAGTCGAACGAGACGAACAGCGGTCCGAACAGCGGTCCGCACAGTGGCGCAAAGAAGGAGTACTTCTTCACGTACAGCCCCGCGGTTAAGAAGAAGAGAGGAGTCTTAACGAAGGTGAATCAGGCGTTTAGGAGGTACTTCAAAAGCATGGACGGGAGCGAGCGGGGGAGTCCTCCACGTCACATGCGTCCTGAAGAGCTAACCAGCGGAGAGACGGCCCTGCCCAGAAAGGGGGCACAACGGAGCGAAGAGCTAATCAAGACGAGCACAACTGTGAGCAACAAAAACGTAAACTTTGCTCACAAATTTGATAactataacaaaaataaattgctaaaaaaattgacatctACACTtcaagtgggggaaaaaaaagggagcaatTTTAACAGATTTTACTACAAATTTAACGATGaagaggtggaggaggaataCACACGAGGGTACTACCGAGAAATAATTAACATCGACTTGACGAAAAAgctaataataatattcatCATCTCCGAAATGATTCTAAGCTTGTGTAATGTGATTGAGTTATCCTACTATGAGCAGAAGCTGAAGGCAAACGATTTTATTGTTATCATTTGGCTGATAAGGTGCATCTACTTATTCATAATAACATTCATATGGTTGCTACTAAAGGTTAAGTTGAAGGAGTATAAAAAGAATTCTAGCAAAATGATGTGGacgatttttattttgaacaTCTTCCTCTCTTCATGGTGCATTATCATCATGGATCTGTCGTGTATCCATTATAGTAATCTTGTTGGGAATTCGAGCGACAGATCTTTATTCTTCATGAAAGATGCCACTGAGCTGATCATCTGCATGCAGTTGatatttatcaaaaatatgTTGTTTAAacataagttttttttttttgttttttttttcgttttcctgATTTACTCCTTTtccaaattatttaaaatccATTTGTGTGAAATTAGAATATGCTCCAGCATCCTTctcattctttttattaacattttatatttttggtaCACAGAATATTTAGACAGGACTCAATTTTTAGTtaagaggagaaggaacCGGATGGAGAAAACGTCTCATGACTTTCTAACGAGGATACTGCCAAGACAAGTTTTGGAAGAATACCAAAATGATAACTTACAGTTAACTTATAGCCATGAAAAAAtcgcttttctttttgctgaCATTGTAGGGTTCACGAGGTGGAGCAAAACAGTTCCTCCTAAGGATGTCCTAAAATTGTTACAAAAATTGATATCTAAGATAGACAAGGATACTATCAAGTTGGGACTCTACAAGCTTTTCACCATTGGGGATGCCTACGTCGCTACTAGTCAACCGAATTCCTCCATCACTGATGAGCGTGAAGCTGTAGATGGAATtctaaacatttttaagctAGCCAAACTGATTCTACATAACATCAATACCATCAAAATTCAGTTTAACAAACACGATTTTAATATGAGGATCGGTTTGCACTACGGGTCCTGCGTGGGGGGCATCATCGGGTCCGTCAGAATTAGGTACGACATGTGGGGCCTGGACGTCCTCACAGCGAACAAGATCGAGTCCAACGGGATTCCCGGCGAAATTATCTGCTCGGAGCAGTTCAAGAGCTTCTTCCTGGACCACGAGCCGCAGGCGTAA